A single region of the Bacteroides luhongzhouii genome encodes:
- a CDS encoding endo-1,4-beta-xylanase — MRNRKLWVLVTLFACTFQAQAQQRAALSETIKSRVAEVLLDSDARQENYSFKDSHAATASPSRCALKTDRQNLPYYDIELQRGSQSQYSVCLQWKVGVAVSKGDVMLARLSMRTISARQESGESVVYAYFQEGHTPYTKSFVSQIGAGREWKTFDLPFVAHKDFTSGEAVFELAFGSLAQHVEVCGVQILNFKEALSVDELPVTCFSYAGREVDALWRQKALQRIKEIRTAPLTIQVVNAAGKPVKGAVVEAVMQQSDFLWGTAVNESALSGEGAENDLYRQHLKELFNTAVIENGMKAGGWAWDINRKANTLRSFEWLDRNGFRQRGHNLVWPAWKFNPSITKEIALTDTALFNRFIKAQFYERMAYTKHRVVAWDVVNEPMHEKEFFAYLPKDIMVEWYKLAQRLDPEAQLFINDYAMLNCVQSPQNISEYIDTIEMLRKKGAPIGGVGVQGHIGRQPRNPEQVLTDLDLFIPTRLPVQITEFDINTPDEELQADYTRDFLIAVYSHPSVTGVILWGFWEAHHWKPDAGMFRKDWTPKPNAAVWREWVTGRWKTHVKQSTDRKGTACLRGHLGSYKVRVTYNNTVKEVDCHLEKSGSELLVTL, encoded by the coding sequence ATGAGAAACCGAAAGTTATGGGTGCTTGTCACCTTGTTTGCCTGCACCTTCCAGGCACAGGCACAGCAACGGGCGGCATTGTCCGAAACGATCAAGAGCCGGGTGGCGGAAGTCCTCCTCGACTCCGATGCCCGACAGGAAAACTACTCCTTTAAGGATAGCCATGCAGCCACTGCATCGCCTAGCCGATGTGCGTTGAAGACTGACAGACAGAACTTGCCTTATTATGACATCGAATTACAGCGCGGCAGTCAGTCGCAATACTCCGTATGCTTGCAGTGGAAGGTCGGTGTGGCTGTCAGCAAGGGGGACGTGATGCTTGCCCGTCTTTCCATGCGTACAATCTCTGCCCGTCAGGAGTCGGGGGAGTCGGTTGTCTATGCCTATTTTCAAGAAGGGCACACACCCTATACCAAAAGTTTCGTGAGTCAGATTGGTGCCGGGCGTGAGTGGAAAACGTTCGACCTTCCTTTTGTGGCGCACAAGGACTTCACTTCCGGAGAGGCCGTCTTCGAACTGGCTTTCGGTTCGTTGGCACAGCACGTGGAAGTCTGCGGTGTGCAAATTTTGAACTTCAAAGAGGCGTTGAGTGTGGATGAACTGCCTGTCACCTGTTTCTCTTATGCCGGTCGTGAAGTTGATGCCCTATGGCGGCAGAAGGCACTGCAACGCATCAAGGAAATCCGGACGGCTCCCCTTACGATACAAGTGGTGAATGCAGCGGGAAAGCCGGTGAAAGGTGCGGTGGTAGAAGCGGTGATGCAGCAGTCGGACTTCCTTTGGGGAACGGCAGTCAACGAATCCGCCTTGTCGGGAGAAGGAGCGGAAAACGACCTTTACCGTCAACATCTGAAAGAGCTCTTCAACACAGCCGTCATCGAAAACGGCATGAAAGCCGGAGGATGGGCATGGGACATCAATCGGAAGGCAAACACCTTGCGCTCTTTCGAATGGTTGGATCGCAACGGGTTTCGTCAACGCGGACACAATCTTGTCTGGCCGGCATGGAAATTCAATCCATCCATCACGAAAGAAATAGCCCTCACCGATACTGCCCTTTTCAATCGTTTCATCAAAGCGCAGTTCTATGAACGGATGGCCTACACCAAGCATCGGGTGGTGGCATGGGATGTGGTGAATGAGCCGATGCATGAGAAAGAATTTTTCGCTTATCTACCCAAAGACATCATGGTGGAGTGGTATAAATTGGCGCAACGACTTGACCCTGAAGCACAATTGTTCATCAATGATTACGCCATGTTGAACTGCGTGCAGAGTCCGCAGAATATAAGTGAATATATAGACACCATCGAAATGCTTCGTAAGAAGGGGGCACCCATTGGTGGCGTTGGCGTGCAGGGACACATAGGCAGGCAGCCTCGCAATCCGGAGCAGGTGCTGACAGATTTAGACCTTTTCATACCTACCCGCTTGCCGGTTCAAATCACAGAGTTTGATATCAACACACCGGACGAAGAATTACAGGCGGATTATACGCGTGACTTTTTGATTGCTGTGTATAGCCATCCGTCCGTGACAGGTGTGATTCTTTGGGGATTTTGGGAAGCACACCATTGGAAACCGGATGCAGGGATGTTTCGTAAGGACTGGACGCCCAAACCGAACGCAGCTGTCTGGCGCGAATGGGTGACCGGACGCTGGAAGACTCATGTGAAGCAGTCTACCGACCGGAAGGGCACGGCGTGTCTTCGCGGACATCTGGGGAGCTACAAAGTACGTGTCACCTACAACAATACAGTGAAAGAAGTGGACTGCCATCTGGAGAAA
- a CDS encoding GH92 family glycosyl hydrolase, with protein sequence MKNLLLCFLFFLFSLFGRAEEKSVDYVNTSIGAIDKRGSNCVIGPQLPYGSINPSPQTEKGGMDGYHPNYPIRGFGQLHVSGTGWSSYGHFLVSPQVGLDIDLKGHDSPHSNDVTKAYYYKTNLDRYNIVTEIAPAHYSAIYRFTYPASDESYLVFDASQSIIGDIATEMKGTVLENSVKLDSVANKIRMTIKFNGGWPGAPYYLHLAGQYNRPAEEVGMWEGDKILRGEHVLERGKQKPGQHIGAFCKFDTKEKTEILLKLAISFTSCDKAEELLLKEIPDWDFERVKESGKNSWESKLNSIDVETSSEEQKIIFYSALYRSFTLARDRSLDNSKWDSKEPFWDDNYAFWDTFRTAYPLLTLMDEPAMRDNILALIDRFKHNGCIYDGFTASVDRTGEQGGNDVDHVIVDAYLKGVKGIDWNEAYKIVKYNADHRRLGYFKSGVKTDTYKKYKELGWIPTGIMSTSQTLEFAYNDYSVALMARGLGYEADYKKYLKRSHKWINLWNPHLESHGYTGFIDAKTEDGVFANIDAVRYGGSWTSPFYEASSWTYSYYVPHDFDVLIKLMGGKDKFVERLVYGFEHRLIRYTNEPGFLATRAFTHAGRPDLSSYWVHDIMARGYDLLGYPENDDTGSMASWYVFCSLGFFPNAGQDYYYLNAPLYPKSVIKLSSGKTLTITANVSKGNVYIKSCKVNGKVWNSPFIKHDELMNAKSIEMILSETPTGWGK encoded by the coding sequence ATGAAGAACTTACTATTATGTTTTCTTTTCTTTCTTTTTTCTTTATTTGGCAGAGCCGAGGAAAAAAGTGTGGATTATGTAAACACCAGTATTGGTGCTATAGATAAGCGTGGAAGCAACTGTGTGATAGGACCACAGCTTCCGTACGGGAGCATTAATCCTTCTCCTCAAACAGAGAAAGGTGGAATGGATGGCTATCATCCGAATTATCCGATTCGTGGTTTTGGTCAATTACACGTTAGTGGAACAGGTTGGAGCTCTTATGGTCATTTTCTGGTGTCACCTCAAGTTGGATTGGATATTGACTTGAAAGGACATGATTCTCCTCATTCAAACGATGTTACCAAAGCTTATTATTATAAGACTAATTTAGACCGCTATAATATTGTTACAGAAATAGCCCCGGCACATTACAGTGCAATTTATCGTTTTACCTATCCTGCATCTGATGAATCATATCTTGTCTTTGATGCTTCGCAAAGTATTATAGGTGATATAGCCACAGAAATGAAAGGAACAGTTCTGGAAAACTCAGTGAAGTTGGATTCTGTAGCGAATAAAATTAGGATGACAATAAAGTTCAATGGTGGCTGGCCTGGAGCTCCATATTATCTGCATTTGGCCGGACAATATAATAGACCCGCAGAAGAAGTGGGTATGTGGGAAGGAGATAAAATATTGCGGGGAGAGCATGTTCTTGAAAGAGGGAAACAAAAACCCGGACAACATATTGGTGCTTTCTGCAAATTTGATACAAAGGAGAAAACTGAAATCTTGCTAAAATTAGCTATTTCATTTACCAGTTGTGATAAAGCAGAAGAACTACTGTTGAAAGAAATTCCTGATTGGGATTTTGAGAGAGTAAAAGAGTCAGGAAAGAATAGTTGGGAAAGTAAATTAAATTCGATTGATGTAGAAACATCGTCGGAAGAACAGAAGATAATATTCTATTCTGCATTATATCGTTCGTTTACTTTGGCTCGTGACCGTTCGCTTGATAATTCGAAATGGGATAGCAAGGAACCTTTCTGGGATGACAATTATGCTTTCTGGGATACCTTTAGAACAGCTTACCCGCTGTTGACTTTGATGGATGAACCGGCCATGCGTGATAATATTCTAGCTTTAATAGATCGTTTCAAGCATAATGGCTGCATTTATGACGGATTTACGGCAAGTGTAGATCGCACAGGAGAACAAGGAGGAAATGATGTAGATCACGTCATAGTAGATGCCTACCTTAAGGGTGTAAAAGGAATTGATTGGAATGAGGCATATAAGATTGTGAAATATAATGCGGATCACAGAAGATTAGGGTATTTCAAGTCCGGTGTAAAGACGGATACATATAAAAAGTACAAAGAATTGGGATGGATTCCCACTGGTATAATGAGTACCTCCCAAACGTTAGAGTTTGCGTATAATGATTATAGTGTGGCGCTTATGGCACGGGGACTTGGATATGAAGCTGATTATAAAAAATATCTCAAGCGCAGCCATAAATGGATCAATCTTTGGAATCCCCATCTTGAAAGTCACGGCTACACGGGATTCATTGATGCTAAAACAGAGGATGGAGTCTTTGCTAATATAGATGCTGTTCGCTATGGAGGTTCTTGGACATCTCCTTTTTATGAAGCTTCTTCTTGGACATATAGCTATTATGTACCTCATGATTTTGATGTGCTGATAAAATTGATGGGGGGAAAAGATAAATTTGTAGAACGTCTGGTTTATGGTTTTGAACATCGATTGATTAGATATACTAACGAACCTGGATTTCTGGCCACTCGCGCTTTTACTCATGCCGGTCGTCCTGATTTGTCATCTTATTGGGTGCATGATATTATGGCTAGAGGCTATGATTTATTAGGCTATCCGGAAAATGATGATACAGGGTCCATGGCTTCATGGTATGTGTTTTGTTCGCTTGGCTTTTTCCCGAATGCAGGTCAGGATTATTATTACTTGAATGCACCGTTGTATCCGAAGTCGGTGATAAAACTCTCATCTGGAAAGACCTTGACAATAACGGCGAATGTCTCGAAAGGTAATGTCTACATTAAATCGTGTAAGGTGAATGGAAAAGTTTGGAATAGTCCGTTTATCAAACATGATGAATTAATGAATGCGAAATCCATTGAAATGATATTGAGTGAAACGCCGACAGGCTGGGGAAAGTGA
- a CDS encoding glycoside hydrolase produces MKKKIFMCLIWLYICSLSLSAKVWELADSRLSVAFDDRTALFCVKDLRNGKQWIQKTEAGKVKVKSVKQENGSLHLYLEAAFPFEAFVSLSADSGVQFELKAKGKTPMTEFDYPPAFTTENKDYYLLYTDGEGLLLPVDDTRYPLGNGITYFCGGGLSMAWMGIVDRQFRSGYMAILETPYDAALRTIRQEDGLVTFKPVWLSSMETFSYNRRITYHFFDQGGYVAQCKKYRDYIWKKNGVVTLKEKQRRFPAIEKMVGAPHVYVWETGRDISMARDMKESGVDKALFLWDANHQPYPVVGYDTKLKELGYATGGYELFSDLHKRDTTYYDFDWNGSDRFRHAVYPGLFNRLAARKKDGTTYSNRFGTYACPAAMAEQVERKVSRKLKDYPHECYFVDVYQANGLYECYSKKHSVTREGYANALNRNLKYLEDQGLYVGGEWGADFAVPHSVYVHGMMTLQRTWFDSEIEKKGTIYYYGSWKNNSCPSIMVGTRTATPTYLKYSINEATRVPLYELVYHDAVVTSWRWEDGNQHYPEIWWKKDLFNMLYGSAPLWNLNRNRWDEFKETFRESYENVCPWLQKIAYDELVSHSFVTSDGKIQRSEFSSGHNIVVNFSDSDYDYEGQTVKSRSYLINAQSDKQVFTILHSATMSDILNIPISRVTLDKKIHSYEYISRIPSLEGEVWYGAYTAKAYCNTPFNEIQFQPYPSEFALKDLARDNNGNQAAPLLVSNKGRYVWSDEPFAFELKQGDLLLYSSHEEITSVQVGGSLRDAYVAAMRKHFPPTGRTPDMLMFKMPQYNTWIELGRNQNQKDILKYAADIIDNGFPTGVFMVDDQWAKDYGCLEFDPVKFPNPKAMVDELHGKGFKIMLWLTPFISPDGEEFKEMLSKGGLVLEKGSRSPAIIKWWNGYSACLDLTKEVAMNWLRGKLKNLQDNYGIDGFKFDAVDFDFYVEGSTVFPNKESNAKGYEQSEIYTRLGTEFAFSEMRASWKNGNQPVAQRLQDKGYSWNELKLLIPDMISAGLIGHPYTCPDMIGGGLLSTFEDIDYGTFDQTLMIRSAQNQALMPMMQFSVAPWRVLDRKHLDMCRAAALLHSRMGDYIYGLAQEAARNGEPIVRHMEYVFPHEGFLSCNDQYMLGDKYLVAPMIEKGTTRTVALPKGKWKDEQGKVYKGGCTVRIEVPLGRLPYFERIN; encoded by the coding sequence ATGAAGAAAAAGATTTTTATGTGCCTGATATGGCTATATATTTGTTCCTTGTCATTGTCTGCAAAGGTATGGGAACTTGCCGATAGCCGTTTGTCAGTGGCTTTTGATGACCGGACGGCATTGTTCTGCGTAAAGGATTTGCGGAATGGTAAACAGTGGATACAGAAAACGGAGGCTGGAAAGGTGAAAGTGAAAAGCGTGAAGCAGGAGAACGGCAGTCTTCATCTTTATTTGGAAGCAGCTTTTCCTTTCGAGGCATTCGTATCGCTTTCTGCCGATTCGGGAGTGCAGTTTGAACTGAAGGCGAAAGGAAAAACGCCGATGACCGAGTTTGATTATCCGCCGGCTTTTACTACGGAGAATAAGGATTATTATCTTCTTTATACTGACGGTGAAGGTCTGCTGCTGCCGGTGGATGACACTCGCTATCCGTTGGGCAACGGCATAACCTACTTCTGTGGCGGCGGATTGTCGATGGCATGGATGGGAATCGTGGACAGACAGTTCCGTTCCGGCTACATGGCTATTCTGGAAACGCCATACGATGCGGCTTTACGCACGATCCGGCAAGAGGATGGCTTGGTGACATTCAAGCCGGTATGGTTGTCTTCGATGGAGACATTCAGTTACAACCGCAGGATTACCTATCATTTTTTTGACCAAGGTGGTTATGTGGCTCAATGCAAGAAATATCGCGATTATATTTGGAAGAAGAACGGGGTTGTCACGCTGAAAGAGAAGCAACGGCGTTTTCCCGCGATTGAAAAGATGGTGGGTGCGCCCCATGTGTATGTGTGGGAAACCGGACGTGATATCAGCATGGCACGTGACATGAAGGAATCGGGTGTTGATAAAGCTTTATTCTTATGGGATGCCAATCATCAGCCTTATCCGGTTGTCGGATATGACACTAAATTGAAGGAACTTGGATATGCGACAGGTGGTTATGAACTTTTCTCCGATTTGCATAAAAGAGACACAACTTATTATGACTTTGATTGGAACGGTTCTGATCGTTTTCGTCATGCAGTCTATCCTGGTTTGTTCAACCGGTTGGCAGCTCGTAAGAAAGACGGAACAACTTATAGCAACAGATTTGGCACTTATGCCTGCCCCGCGGCAATGGCGGAGCAGGTGGAGAGAAAGGTTAGCCGTAAATTGAAAGATTATCCGCATGAATGTTATTTTGTGGATGTCTATCAGGCAAACGGACTATACGAATGCTACTCTAAAAAACATTCTGTGACGCGTGAAGGCTATGCTAACGCTCTCAATCGCAATTTGAAGTATCTTGAAGACCAAGGACTATATGTCGGTGGCGAGTGGGGAGCGGATTTTGCCGTGCCACATTCTGTCTATGTACATGGCATGATGACCTTGCAACGTACGTGGTTTGATTCGGAGATTGAGAAAAAAGGTACGATTTATTATTATGGAAGTTGGAAAAACAATTCTTGCCCGTCCATTATGGTGGGAACACGGACTGCTACCCCCACTTACCTAAAATATTCCATCAACGAAGCAACGCGTGTGCCTCTTTATGAATTGGTGTATCATGATGCGGTGGTTACTTCGTGGCGTTGGGAAGACGGCAACCAGCATTATCCTGAAATTTGGTGGAAAAAGGATTTGTTTAATATGCTGTATGGTTCCGCTCCTTTGTGGAATTTGAACAGGAACCGCTGGGATGAGTTCAAGGAAACATTCCGTGAAAGTTATGAGAATGTATGCCCGTGGTTACAGAAGATTGCATACGATGAACTTGTTTCGCATTCCTTTGTCACTTCCGACGGTAAGATACAGCGGTCAGAGTTCTCTTCCGGTCATAATATCGTTGTGAACTTCTCCGATTCGGATTATGACTATGAAGGCCAAACGGTGAAGAGTCGTTCCTATCTTATAAATGCTCAATCAGACAAGCAAGTTTTCACTATTCTGCACAGTGCGACAATGTCCGACATCTTGAATATTCCGATTTCTCGCGTGACCCTCGATAAGAAAATTCATTCCTATGAATATATTTCGCGCATTCCTTCACTTGAAGGTGAGGTCTGGTACGGTGCATATACGGCTAAAGCGTATTGCAATACACCTTTCAACGAGATACAGTTCCAACCTTACCCTTCGGAGTTCGCCCTGAAGGATTTGGCTCGTGATAACAACGGTAATCAAGCAGCTCCGCTTTTAGTGTCCAATAAGGGGCGATATGTTTGGAGTGACGAGCCTTTTGCTTTTGAACTGAAGCAGGGAGACCTTCTGCTTTATTCTAGTCACGAAGAGATAACTTCGGTACAGGTAGGTGGCAGTCTGCGAGATGCTTACGTGGCTGCCATGCGTAAACACTTCCCGCCAACGGGACGGACACCGGATATGCTGATGTTCAAGATGCCTCAGTACAATACATGGATAGAGTTAGGCCGTAATCAAAATCAGAAAGATATTTTGAAGTATGCTGCCGACATTATTGATAACGGTTTTCCTACTGGTGTTTTCATGGTAGATGACCAATGGGCGAAAGATTACGGTTGCCTTGAGTTTGATCCGGTCAAGTTCCCCAATCCCAAGGCAATGGTGGATGAGTTGCATGGCAAAGGTTTCAAAATCATGTTGTGGCTTACCCCCTTTATCAGCCCTGACGGTGAGGAGTTTAAGGAAATGTTATCCAAGGGTGGATTGGTGTTGGAAAAAGGAAGTCGAAGCCCGGCTATTATTAAATGGTGGAACGGGTACAGTGCTTGCCTTGACTTGACGAAAGAGGTTGCAATGAACTGGCTGCGTGGAAAACTGAAAAACCTTCAAGACAACTATGGTATAGATGGCTTCAAGTTCGATGCGGTGGATTTCGACTTTTACGTTGAAGGTTCAACTGTTTTTCCGAACAAGGAAAGTAATGCCAAGGGCTATGAACAGTCCGAAATCTATACCCGGCTGGGGACAGAATTTGCTTTTAGCGAAATGCGCGCTTCCTGGAAGAACGGAAACCAGCCGGTAGCGCAACGCTTGCAGGACAAGGGCTATTCTTGGAACGAGCTGAAACTGCTTATACCCGATATGATTTCTGCCGGACTGATCGGACATCCTTATACTTGTCCGGATATGATTGGGGGAGGTTTATTGAGTACGTTCGAGGATATTGACTACGGTACGTTCGACCAGACGCTGATGATACGTTCCGCACAAAATCAGGCATTGATGCCCATGATGCAGTTCTCCGTAGCCCCTTGGCGAGTGCTTGACCGCAAACACTTGGATATGTGCCGTGCGGCTGCTCTACTGCACTCACGCATGGGCGATTATATCTACGGACTGGCACAGGAGGCTGCCAGGAATGGGGAACCTATCGTACGCCATATGGAGTATGTCTTTCCACACGAAGGCTTTCTGTCTTGCAACGACCAATATATGTTGGGTGACAAATATTTGGTAGCTCCCATGATTGAAAAGGGAACGACCCGCACCGTAGCCTTGCCGAAGGGAAAGTGGAAGGACGAACAGGGAAAGGTATATAAAGGTGGATGTACAGTTCGAATCGAAGTTCCGCTCGGTAGACTTCCTTACTTTGAGCGTATAAATTAG
- a CDS encoding polysaccharide pyruvyl transferase family protein has product MKLGKIFQRNILIAVGVVLVGIVLAVVWPGNGLVKNKKNQVILLRSGWQVENIGDVAHTPGFLALAEKYIPEAELIFWPYYGLLPESEVVMLKKRFPKLAIVQGTLSEEGKASTTELSEAISKADILVHNSGPSMLSWKEALLFKKMTGKPYGVYGVTYGLYGTPENEALNNAAFVYFRDTVSLDRAKEENIHCPIMEWAPDAAFGTDVTDEDKALAYLKENGLEDGKYICCNPNHRRTPFWEHTFKNRPFDQAVYNLNESMKEHDHVPMIEAVTEIVRQTDLKVLIVHEDETELSIGKEWILDKLPEDVKSRVVWRSTKWTLEEAISIYKHSVGLFSHEMHCPIMCIANGIPAIVVRWAEQSSKGYMWKTIGLDSWLFDFDNEEDVKRYVPTVLEMAKNPEESKRITEKARKFVNQRQKETMEVVRNTMK; this is encoded by the coding sequence ATGAAACTTGGAAAAATATTTCAAAGAAACATTTTGATTGCTGTTGGAGTTGTGCTTGTCGGCATTGTCTTGGCAGTCGTATGGCCGGGTAACGGCTTAGTGAAGAACAAAAAGAACCAGGTTATTCTGCTTCGTTCGGGCTGGCAGGTAGAGAATATCGGTGACGTAGCCCATACTCCCGGCTTTTTAGCTTTGGCAGAGAAATACATCCCCGAGGCAGAACTGATTTTTTGGCCGTATTACGGACTACTTCCGGAAAGTGAAGTTGTGATGCTGAAGAAACGTTTTCCTAAACTCGCCATTGTGCAAGGCACTCTTTCCGAAGAGGGTAAGGCGTCTACGACTGAACTGTCGGAAGCCATTTCTAAAGCCGATATTTTGGTGCATAACTCCGGTCCTTCCATGCTTTCGTGGAAAGAAGCACTTTTGTTTAAGAAAATGACCGGTAAGCCTTACGGGGTGTATGGCGTGACTTACGGTCTATATGGTACTCCCGAGAATGAAGCTTTGAATAATGCGGCATTTGTTTATTTCCGCGATACGGTTTCGCTGGACCGTGCAAAGGAAGAGAATATTCATTGTCCGATTATGGAATGGGCACCAGACGCTGCGTTTGGCACGGATGTGACTGATGAAGACAAAGCACTTGCTTATCTGAAAGAGAACGGATTGGAAGATGGAAAGTATATCTGCTGTAACCCCAATCACCGGCGCACTCCGTTTTGGGAGCACACTTTCAAAAATCGTCCTTTTGATCAAGCGGTTTATAACCTTAACGAGTCGATGAAGGAACATGATCATGTCCCGATGATTGAGGCTGTCACTGAAATTGTGCGCCAGACAGATCTGAAAGTATTGATTGTTCACGAAGATGAAACAGAGCTGTCTATCGGCAAGGAGTGGATTCTGGACAAACTTCCGGAGGACGTAAAGTCGAGAGTGGTATGGAGAAGTACAAAATGGACGTTAGAGGAAGCCATTAGTATTTACAAACATTCAGTCGGACTTTTTAGTCACGAGATGCACTGTCCGATTATGTGCATAGCTAACGGTATTCCTGCCATTGTGGTGAGATGGGCGGAACAAAGTAGCAAGGGCTATATGTGGAAGACAATCGGCTTGGATTCTTGGTTGTTCGATTTCGATAACGAGGAAGATGTGAAAAGATATGTTCCGACGGTGCTTGAGATGGCAAAGAATCCGGAAGAGTCAAAGAGGATAACGGAAAAAGCCCGGAAGTTTGTAAACCAACGGCAAAAAGAAACGATGGAAGTCGTCAGGAATACGATGAAATAA
- a CDS encoding glycoside hydrolase family 2 protein: MRNKTSRMLFLLCLLACYVSPMKGQQILQNVYDRDITILNGNWEIIVDPFDTGYYDYRLNSTNGFFRNLRPKSKSDMVEYDFCKTETLRVPGDWNTQSDRFFFYEGSIWYKKDFNYQKKEGKKVYLYFGAANYLANVYMNGEVLGMHEGGFTPFSFDITDKVKEGNNFVILRVNNDRKPEGVPTVNSDWWNYGGITRDVLLVETPEISVDDYSVQLPKGKYNEISGYVQTNVKRSGVSVTVSIPEMKISKTVTTDQNGRALLSMKAVPKLWNPEDPKLYEVVLSCGDEVIKDKIGFRQIEVRGKEIYLNGKKTFFRGISIHEEAPFRQGRVATEAECRTLLGWAKELGCNFVRLAHYPHNEKMVRAAEEMGLMVWDEIPVYWTIHWDNPETFKNASTQLKDMMDRDKNRCAVVVWSIANETPRSEARDNFLGALARQVRDADNVRLLSMAMEVSWKPDNVCTIDDNMNKYVDIISFNCYLGWYGGKVADCKNRKWEIPYDKPFFVSELGGGALYGRHGDIDERWTEEYQEELYKQTLAMYDRAEGFSGMSPWILMDFRSARRQLHGVQDFFNRKGLISENGQKKKAFYVLQDFYKQKKKEYAPGDVKATFYK; the protein is encoded by the coding sequence ATGAGAAACAAAACGAGCAGAATGTTATTTCTGCTATGTCTTTTAGCTTGTTATGTCTCGCCGATGAAAGGGCAGCAGATTTTACAGAATGTGTATGACCGTGATATAACCATCCTCAATGGCAACTGGGAGATAATAGTCGATCCCTTTGACACCGGTTACTATGATTATCGGTTGAACAGTACGAACGGTTTTTTCAGAAACCTCCGGCCCAAGTCGAAATCGGATATGGTGGAATATGACTTCTGCAAGACCGAAACCTTGAGAGTGCCGGGCGACTGGAATACACAATCCGACAGATTCTTCTTTTACGAAGGCAGCATCTGGTATAAGAAAGACTTCAACTATCAGAAGAAAGAAGGTAAGAAGGTGTACCTTTATTTCGGTGCAGCCAATTATCTGGCAAATGTGTATATGAACGGTGAAGTGCTGGGTATGCACGAAGGCGGGTTTACTCCTTTCAGTTTCGACATTACGGATAAGGTGAAGGAAGGCAACAACTTCGTCATTCTCCGTGTCAACAATGACCGCAAGCCCGAAGGTGTTCCTACGGTCAATTCCGACTGGTGGAATTATGGAGGTATTACCCGTGACGTGCTGTTAGTGGAAACTCCGGAGATTTCCGTAGACGATTATTCTGTGCAACTGCCAAAAGGCAAGTACAACGAAATCAGCGGATATGTACAGACTAATGTAAAAAGAAGCGGTGTATCTGTAACGGTCAGTATCCCCGAGATGAAGATAAGCAAAACCGTCACTACTGATCAGAATGGCAGGGCACTCCTTTCAATGAAAGCTGTTCCCAAGCTATGGAATCCAGAAGACCCGAAGCTTTATGAGGTCGTTCTTTCTTGTGGCGATGAGGTCATCAAGGACAAAATAGGTTTCCGCCAGATAGAGGTGCGGGGAAAGGAGATTTATCTGAATGGTAAGAAAACTTTCTTCCGTGGCATTTCCATTCATGAAGAAGCACCGTTCCGCCAAGGTCGTGTGGCTACGGAGGCTGAATGCCGTACGTTGCTGGGATGGGCCAAGGAACTGGGATGTAACTTTGTGCGTCTAGCTCATTATCCTCACAACGAAAAGATGGTACGTGCTGCCGAAGAGATGGGATTGATGGTATGGGATGAGATTCCTGTTTACTGGACGATACACTGGGACAATCCGGAGACTTTCAAAAATGCTTCCACGCAGTTGAAGGACATGATGGATCGAGACAAGAACCGTTGTGCGGTAGTCGTATGGTCTATTGCCAATGAAACTCCGCGCAGTGAGGCGCGTGATAATTTTCTGGGAGCTTTGGCGCGTCAGGTGCGTGATGCTGACAATGTCCGTTTGCTAAGTATGGCGATGGAAGTAAGCTGGAAGCCGGATAATGTGTGCACCATTGACGACAACATGAACAAGTATGTCGACATCATCAGTTTCAACTGTTATCTTGGTTGGTATGGTGGCAAAGTGGCAGACTGTAAAAATCGTAAATGGGAGATTCCCTACGACAAACCCTTCTTCGTGAGTGAATTGGGTGGTGGTGCTTTGTATGGTCGTCATGGTGATATAGACGAACGTTGGACGGAAGAGTATCAGGAGGAACTGTACAAACAGACGTTGGCGATGTATGATCGTGCAGAAGGATTCTCTGGAATGTCACCATGGATTTTGATGGACTTCCGTTCTGCACGCAGGCAGTTGCACGGTGTACAGGATTTTTTCAACCGCAAAGGGCTTATCTCCGAGAATGGTCAGAAGAAGAAAGCTTTCTACGTGCTTCAGGATTTCTATAAACAGAAAAAGAAAGAATATGCTCCCGGTGATGTCAAAGCTACTTTCTATAAATAA